GTAGAGTGCTGATTCTCCCTCATGATCTTAAAAGATGGGTGTTTTCTCATTGGCATGACCTGTCTGGGAGTTAGTCTATTATGGAACATTAAGACCATAGGGAATCTCTATCCTCTGGGATGTTAGGGGGCTGAAGCTGGACAAGGAGTGATGAGCCTGCTCAAAATATCCAGGAAGAGCAAGCAGTGCTTGTTATGCAGGACTGACACATAAAGCATGGAGACCCAGCTCCTCAAAGATATCTCCAGTTAGGTGCCTTTGAGCATCTGGCCCTGACCACCCAGCTCTGTGAGAGTGGGAAATAGCCACAGCTGTTGGGCGTTTACAAGATTTCAGGAATCAGTTCCCTCTTGTTCTGCTCCACTTGGTTGTAGATAACACATTGATGGGCACATTAGAGATACCAGGGGAGATTACCTCATCTCAGCACTGCACAGATTGGGGTCCTTGTGTACTACTCAGGTTCTTATCCCTATGATAGCAGAACAATGATACAGATATTAAACAAGGAGACTGGCCCTACACacaactcaatggcatttctgtcTGTATGCAAGGCAGTAACTTTTGAACACTGCATCCAGTCAATTCCAGAATGTCAGGGAGTGTTCTTGGCCTTAGTGGGCAGTACTCTGTTGATCCTGGTGAAAGCCAGAAAAGCCGGTCAGGAGTCAGAGGCACTTGACCAACCTTCCCAGGCCAATGTTCAGAGAATGGTTAATGCATTCAGAAGCCCTCTCAATCAGCAGTAAGGGAGTTACTGTGAAAgccctgggagtgggggaggatccTGGAGGACACCTCTTTCCCCATTTTGGAGCTTTTATGAACCATCACTGGGTCCTGTGCTGAAAATCACACATTTGTTGTCCTAAAGGTAAATCACTTGGAGGAGACAAGAATAAAGACCAGCCACTTTTATGAGCATTTAAAGAAGAAGTTCATGAGTGACCAGCAGAAGAAGATATCACGGTGGAAGAAGGAGTCTGATAAATTTGGGAAAATACTGGAGCTGATCAATCAGAGAACCAAGAACTTGGCTATCGCTTCTGCTAGTCTGACTATGAGGAAGTCACAAGAAGGCAATCAGAAAACAATCCCCAAGAAAGAAACAACCGTGATGTTTGAAAAATGATCCAAAGAGGCGTTCATCCAGCACCTCAGTCAGGCTGTTTTCTTAGTTTCTAATGAGTTTCTTTCCAACATCTCTGACACTCAGTTTGTCTTTTTAGcaaagaggaggagatggagagAGTTAAAGCTAGCACAGGTCTCAGTTGTTTCAGCAATAAACTAATAGAAATGCACTGAATAGCTATTCCCTTTCTGCTGCTTCTCTTGATAATCTGTTTTGAACAGATGAGTTTAAGTCTCTAGGGATGGTGAGTGaagtggagctgagagcagtgcAGTAAGGGACAGATGTAGGAAGGAAAGAATTATCGAAGGACTGATTTGCACTTTTAGAACAGAAACATACTTTATTTGAGTGGAACTTTCTACATGGCTTATGCCCCTGTAGAGGTTTAACCTGAATCCAAATGGAAAGGGTAGGAGCTTGTCTGAGGACAAACAGATTTCTGGGAATGTTGGCACAAGCTCCATGAGGCTGAAGAAGTcccttgtgggggaggagggagagggattgCTTGCTGGAGGAGGTTGGGAGTAAGAGAAAGGGGtgaggagctgagactgagaaaATGCCTTCAGTACTTTAGGTGTGATTTCTGGGGAAGCAGTACTCATAGAATCagagattccaaggtcagaagggaccactgtgatcatctagtgtgacctcctgtatcacacaggccagcGAACTGCCCTAAGTAATTCCAagggcagagcttttagaaaaacaccttgtcttgatttaaaaattgcaagtGTTGatgaatccaccacatcccttggtaaattgttccaatggttaattactctcactgttaaaaatgtacgccttatttccagtctgaatttgtctagtttcaatttTCAGTCCTTGGAGTGTGATTGATACCTTGcgctgctagattgaagagctcatcaTTAAATGTCTGTTTCCCAAAAGTATAGACTgcaatcaaatcaccccttaaccttctctttgttaaactaaatgtaTTGAGCTGCtcgagtctatcactgtaaggcatgttttccaatcctttaatcattctcttggctcatctctgaaccttctccagtttatcagcatccttcttaaactgtggacaccagaactggacccaggttTCCAGCTGTGGCTGCACCAgcgccaaatacagaagtaaattACCCTCTCTGGGTCCTCTATATCCCCCATTGCCCCAGTGCACCTTGCTAACCCTCTATCCCTAATCCCCGCATTCACTTATTTTGGGTTCCCATGGACATCCCTACCTCACAGTCCGGTGCTCCCCCATATATCCCAGGCAGTCATTCACAAGCCTGAGCCCCCCACTGCCTACCAACCTTCTCCATCAATGACCCCTGTGGACCCTGTGGCCGGGAAGAGGGGGCATGCTTCCATCTTGGCTGGGCTTGGTGTGTACAGGAGCGAATCTCTTCCTGTCTTGAGAATGTTGAGCTGAAGGTTTTTTGCTCCCTCAGGGTGGGGTTCTCTCTGCCCCTGCAGTCCCTGTAGTGTGGCTGAGCTCTTGTCATGTTCCTTTTGTCATTTAGTACCTCATTATACATTTTCCTAGGCAGTGAGTACCTTTGTTGGCAAGTGCACCAGATAAGACTATATATCCTTTTTGGATAGTCATAAAGGTGTGTGGGGAGGATGGCCACATGACTGCTGGTTTCTCAGGGCAGGTTGGCTCCAGGAAGGAGACTACAGCTACTGAGTTTTCCTCCCTCCtatgtttctgtctctctctctcttccctcatgtGGGCCAACACAtgctctcactctctctccttGCCTCTGCTTGtactgtctcccttcataggacatgggcaggtgtgctagATCTTCATCCCCCCAGATTTGGTCATGAGAGCCTGCAAGACGGGGTGATGGTGAGAAACATGCTGGGCACTGGTGCTGCTGTGGCAATGCTGGTGGGGTGACTGGCCAAGAGACCCATTGGTGAGGAGTTTCTCTCTGTTCATGCAATGGGGGGCATCTAGaaaggatgggagagggaggcagggagagcaaaATCTCCTGCACCAATAGAGTTTGGGGCAGTGATGGCACTTCCTTGGGTTCTTCACTGTGCTTGCAGAGGACTCCTCCAGGCCAGTAGCACAGCCCCAGGACCCTCAGCCAGAGGAGGAGGGTCTGgaagaagtggacctgagcaatCTAGACATCCGGCTTGGCAGTGGCACTGAGCAGCCCTCGAGTCCTGTCTGGTGGTGACAGTGATGAAGGAGGAGCAGGTgtcaatttcagaaaaaaatatgtcTCTCTATCCAGTGTCTGAGTAGGAAGGTCCCTCCCTGAGAGCAGAGAGATGCTTCTTGTTTCCCCAGGTCCAATCCCATGGAAGGAGGAGCTCTTCCTTTGGCTTGTAATTGTCTGGGATTAtcccctgccccctcttccccagGACTAAATGTGAAGAAGGGTGACCTGTGTGCAACTAGAGATGTTCAGTTATTTCTGGTCTGTCCTTCCACATCACTGGGTGTGTGTCATTGGACACCACATTGTTCTCCATGTGCATACTCCATCATCCCTTTCTTCAGAGGACCAGAGCATCCCAGGTAGGCAGGGTCTCTCTCATGGGGTCAGAGTGTGGAGAGACCTGGGGGCTGTAGTTCCTTTTCAGTTCTGACCATTTCAGGCACTGGATAGGCTGGAGCAGAATAGAGAAGGGGGCTCCAAGGAGCAGTAGCCCGAAGACAATTTTGTGTGTCTGTCCTCCCCGTCCCAGTGGTGCCCTA
The Mauremys mutica isolate MM-2020 ecotype Southern chromosome 16, ASM2049712v1, whole genome shotgun sequence genome window above contains:
- the C16H5orf52 gene encoding uncharacterized protein C5orf52 homolog, with product MEEQKVSRPRVTFFQPRVNQVLVLFSLFNGSEVAVKRFLPKSHLSTVIIRDNTSVQRIQEIKVNHLEETRIKTSHFYEHLKKKFMSDQQKKISRWKKESDKFGKILELINQRTKNLAIASASLTMRKSQEGNQKTIPKKETTVMFEK